The genomic segment CTCACGCAAGCGCTGCAATACTAACTGCGCCAATTCATCCGGGGCAAACTTTGATAAGAAGCCATCGCAACCGACTTTTTTCACCATCGCCTGATTAAAACTTCCGCTTAGCGACGTATGCATAATCACATGTAAAGACGCCAATTGCGGGTTGGCGCGAACTTCCGCCGTTAGACGATAACCGTCCATTTCCGGCATTTCGGCGTCAGTCACCAGTAACAAATATTCATCAGTCACCGTCACGCCTCGCGCTACTACCGACTGCAGACGCTGCAGCGCCTGCAGGCCATCTTGCGCCGCCTCCACCGCAATACCAAGTTCAGCCAATGTTTCGCGCACCTGACCTAAAGCAGTGGCAGAATCTTCGGCCACCAGCGCCTTTAACCTTAACGCGCGGGCGCGCTCTATCAACTCGCTGTCCAGCATCTGTGTCGACACGCTGGTGTTCATTGGGGCGATATCGGCGAGAACGCGCTCCACGTCGAGAATTTCCACGATATCTTTGTCGACACGGGTAATTGCTGTCAGGTAGTGCTGGCGCCCGGTTCCCTTGGGCGGCGGTAAAATATCTTCCCAATTTAGATTGACGATTGTTTCAATTGCGCCGATTAAAAACGCCTGCACAGTGCGGTTATACTCAGCCACTATAAGACTGGCATTGTCGAGATCGCGGGTCTTCCCCAGGCCTATGGCGAGTGCCAAATCAATAACCGGTACCGCCTTGCCACGCAATTGGGCCACTCCGCACACGTGGGGATGGCTATGAGGCACCGGGCGCAGCTTGGGTAACTTAACCACCTCCTGAACTTTAAACACATTAATAGCAAAGCGCTGACCTCTCCCCAAACGGAAAATCAATAACTCCAAGCGGTTTTGCCCCACCAGGTTTGTGCGTTGATCCACCGAGTTGAGAATACCTGTCATCTGTCGCCCCTGTTTCCCGTTTTCGTTACCCTAGTAACGCTTAACATTTCCTAGAGTAAACGCCTCTTAGGTAGAACAAAAGAAAATTTACCCGCCAAGGCTAATTTACCCTACAATCGTGATTAAAGATAAGTACAGAGCCAGGCCCGAGTCACTAATGCCTCACGAACATCCACTGTTGGCGCGCCAACCCATCTTCAATCGAAATATGGAGGTGGTGGCCTATGAGCTGCTTTACCGCACCGACCAACAAAACCGCGCCGAAGTGCTCGACGGCGATATCGCCAGCACCCAAGTACTGCTCAACACCTTTACCGAACTCTCTATTGAAAAAGTGGTGGGTAAACATCGCGCCTTTATCAATTTTACCGGCGCACTTATGGATGCTCATCTGCCATTCGATGTTTCACAGCTAGTCGTCGAAGTACTAGAAACCGAAGAGCTCGATGCCAGCCTACTGCACCGGCTGAAAACACTAAGAGATAAACGCTTTACCATTGCCCTGGATGACTTTGAGCTGAGCTCGGAAAATGAATCTCTCTTACCCTACGCCGACATCGTAAAACTCGACGTACTGTGTTTGACGCAAAACGATCTTGATCGACACGTCAAAAAGCTAAAAGCTCTGGGAATACAGGTTCTAGCCGAAAAAATTGAAACCTTTGCCATGCTCGAATATTGCAAAGCCATTGGCTGCGACATGTTTCAGGGCTACTTTCTGGAAAAACCCCAAATCATCACCGGGCAACGGCTCAGCGAAAGCAAACAGGCCGTGCTGCAACTGCTGGCAAAACTGAACGATAAAAACGCTAAATTTGAAGATATCGAAGACATCATTTCGCGCGATCCGGTGCTGAGCTTTAAACTGCTAAAGCTGGTTAACTCAGCAGCTTTCGGATTACCTCGCACCATTGAATCCCTGCGCCAGGCCCTGACACTGCTAGGACTGAAGATCATCAAGAACTGGATCGGCTTACTGGCGATGGCGAAACTCGGCAACAAGCCGGCCGAACTGTCAGTAAAGGCCCTATCCCGCGCCAAAATGTGTGAGTTAATCGCGGCCACGCGACAACCGCTTAGCCAGTGCGATTCGTACTTTACTGCCGGTTTATTATCAATGCTGGACGCCTTTATGGATGCCCCGCTGGAAAAGGTGCTGCGAGATATTCAACTCAGCCCTTCGCTACGCAGTGCATTGCTTGAGCATAAAGGTGAAGAGGGAAAGCTACTACAAACCGTAATCGCCTATGAACACGGCGAATGGGAGGCCATTGACTGGGACTACCTGAGTACATACGGTCTGAATCCCAGCTCGTTGTCCGCCTTGTATTTACAAACCCTCAGCTGGGTTGATGAAACTCAGCAAACCTTGCGAGCTGAAGTTAAAAGCGGCTTGGCCTAGCGCGACGACAGCATTACCCGGCAGAGCCAAACAGTTTTAGAATATCCGCGGATGAAAACGGCCACTGCAGCTCTCTGCCGTCGTCAGTTTTGATTACGGGAATTTTTTCGCCGTAACGCTCAATCATTTGATCATCACAAGCAATATCAAATTCGGTCACACGAATATCAACAGCCGCAGCATGCAACTCAGCCCGGGCATTATCACAAAGATGGCACCCAACCGTGGTCAACAACAAAACCTTATGCACAACAACCTCATTAATTATGGCAAGAGGCTATTGTAAATCATAACTCGGTGTTTACCCCGGACTCACCTGCCTCACCAACAACAGCGGGCTGGGCGAGAAGATCCCGTACAAAATCAGCAAAGCGCCGTCCCTTTGGATCGGGCTGCTCGTCCTGCGGCAGGTACATGGCGTCGATTATCGATTGCAGAACATCTATTGGCTCGGCAAACACTGAAGCCTTATCGAGCGCCTGTTGGGTATCCTTGATAAAGCGACCCACAGGTTCCAGCTGCTCGGCCAATCCGGATGTGGCGCCCTCGCCATAGCTCGCGCCTACACGCTGATACTCAACTTGGGTCAGCCTGAGGGCAAAGCCGCTGATTTGATTTGAGTCATAACCTAAGTTTTGTGCGTAAGAAAAAGCGCTATCCAGATTGCCGGTGAAAAATTCCTCGGCCAAGTGATCAACCTTATCGAGAAGATCGGCAAGTGACTGGCGCTCCTGCTCGCTGAGCTCGCCTTCAATCGTCAGGCTGTAGCGGCTGCTGGAAACTTCAGCGTAGGCAAATTCGGCAGCGTTATCAGCGCTGCGAAAACTGGCGCTGGCGCCAGTCGCCGACTGCGCTGCCACGGTTATGGTATCGCCTTCGCGAGTGCGTACGACAAATTGAAAACTCTGCGCCCCGGCATAATCGTATGATGCCGCAAGCGGCGCTGACATCTCCTTCGCCGCCTGACTCAACGCCACCTTGGTACTGGCATTTGGCGTGTATTGCTCGGCCAGCTTATCCACACCGGAGGTCACCAGATCGTAGGTTTTACCTATATCGGCTTGCACTCGCTCATTGAGCATATTAAGTGCCGACAGTCGCTCCTCGGCCTCGGCAAAACCCTTTTTGAAACCTTGCAGACCGGCCTGTAAGCGGCTTTGCAACTCACTTTCACTGGCGCCATCGGCCACGTCGCGCTGCAACTGGCGCTCGATAAAGCCAAGAATATTACCCGCTGCTTGCTCGGCAGTGAGCGGCTTAAAGCCTTTGGGCTGCGGTTCGGAAGATTCCACATAAGCCAGCGCGCGCTCACTCAGTAACGTAAAGTGGCGCGGGGTGTTGGCAGATAGCGCATTTTGCGCGGTGGGCAAAATATCGGACGTTTGCTTGGTAAACATACCGGGCCTCCGGAAGTAAATCGTCTCCTGAGGCTTACGGCCGTATATGGGAAAACTTTAGCCGCGGGTCAGAAAAAGCGCCGCCACCACCACCGCGGTCAACACAATCAAGACCGCGA from the Gilvimarinus sp. DA14 genome contains:
- a CDS encoding chemotaxis protein CheV translates to MTGILNSVDQRTNLVGQNRLELLIFRLGRGQRFAINVFKVQEVVKLPKLRPVPHSHPHVCGVAQLRGKAVPVIDLALAIGLGKTRDLDNASLIVAEYNRTVQAFLIGAIETIVNLNWEDILPPPKGTGRQHYLTAITRVDKDIVEILDVERVLADIAPMNTSVSTQMLDSELIERARALRLKALVAEDSATALGQVRETLAELGIAVEAAQDGLQALQRLQSVVARGVTVTDEYLLLVTDAEMPEMDGYRLTAEVRANPQLASLHVIMHTSLSGSFNQAMVKKVGCDGFLSKFAPDELAQLVLQRLREFLNA
- a CDS encoding EAL and HDOD domain-containing protein, with translation MPHEHPLLARQPIFNRNMEVVAYELLYRTDQQNRAEVLDGDIASTQVLLNTFTELSIEKVVGKHRAFINFTGALMDAHLPFDVSQLVVEVLETEELDASLLHRLKTLRDKRFTIALDDFELSSENESLLPYADIVKLDVLCLTQNDLDRHVKKLKALGIQVLAEKIETFAMLEYCKAIGCDMFQGYFLEKPQIITGQRLSESKQAVLQLLAKLNDKNAKFEDIEDIISRDPVLSFKLLKLVNSAAFGLPRTIESLRQALTLLGLKIIKNWIGLLAMAKLGNKPAELSVKALSRAKMCELIAATRQPLSQCDSYFTAGLLSMLDAFMDAPLEKVLRDIQLSPSLRSALLEHKGEEGKLLQTVIAYEHGEWEAIDWDYLSTYGLNPSSLSALYLQTLSWVDETQQTLRAEVKSGLA
- a CDS encoding glutaredoxin family protein gives rise to the protein MHKVLLLTTVGCHLCDNARAELHAAAVDIRVTEFDIACDDQMIERYGEKIPVIKTDDGRELQWPFSSADILKLFGSAG
- a CDS encoding DUF5610 domain-containing protein, whose product is MFTKQTSDILPTAQNALSANTPRHFTLLSERALAYVESSEPQPKGFKPLTAEQAAGNILGFIERQLQRDVADGASESELQSRLQAGLQGFKKGFAEAEERLSALNMLNERVQADIGKTYDLVTSGVDKLAEQYTPNASTKVALSQAAKEMSAPLAASYDYAGAQSFQFVVRTREGDTITVAAQSATGASASFRSADNAAEFAYAEVSSSRYSLTIEGELSEQERQSLADLLDKVDHLAEEFFTGNLDSAFSYAQNLGYDSNQISGFALRLTQVEYQRVGASYGEGATSGLAEQLEPVGRFIKDTQQALDKASVFAEPIDVLQSIIDAMYLPQDEQPDPKGRRFADFVRDLLAQPAVVGEAGESGVNTEL